The genomic segment TCCTCGCGTCGTTGCGAACGCCCGCAAGCTTGACGTCATCTCGTACGACGAGATGCTTGAGCTTGCCCATCTCGGCGCGGCGGTGCTGCACCCTCGCGCGGTCGAATATGCGAAGCACTACAACGTTCATCTTGTGGTGCGTTCGAGCTTTAACCAGAATGAAGGAACGCTCGTGAGGGAGGAAGCGGCAATGGAACAAGGCGTCGTCGTCAGCGGCATCGCTTTTGATAAAAATGTAGCCCGTATCAGCATCGTAGGCGTGGCCGATATCCCTGGCGTATTGGCAAAAATTTTCGGCGCGCTGGCGGACGAGTCGATCGATGTCGACATCATCGTGCAAAGCGGCATTTCAAACGGCAAGGCGGACTTTTCGTTTACCGTATCCTTGGCTGACCGGGCACGTGCGCTCGGCGTCATCGAACGCGTGCGCGAGGAGGTTCCTTACGACGAAGCGACCTTCGAGGAAAACCTTGTCAAGGTATCCATCGTCGGCGCGGGCATGGTGTCGAATCCTGGCGTGGCCGCCAAGATGTTCGACGTTATTTCGAAAACGGGCGTCAGTATCAAAATGGTAAGCACGTCCGAGATCAAATGCTCTTGCGTCATCGCGGCCGAGCCGCTGAACGAAGTCGTGCGCGCGCTTCATACGGCGTACGGACTCGACACGGCGGACGCGGCGTTCGTTGGCGGCCCTCAGGACCGTCGCTGATCTGTCAAGATCTTTTTAGCAATTTAAGTTCGTATTGGATATTTCTAGCGTCTTTGCTAAGCTTGCTTTAGCAAAGGTCCCTGCCTCCTTCCGACCCTATGGAGGTTATACCTGTCGAATTACAAGCTGTATTTGTCGTCGGCGGTATTATCTATCCAAGGAGGAAGCAACAATGAGCGAACAAGTATTGGACGCAATTTTGGTAGAGTTGAAGGGAATGTCGCAACGGTTTGACGGCATCGACAGGCGTCTGGACGGGATGGATCGACGATTCGATGTCATCGACCAGCGTCTGGACGGGATGGATCGACGATTCGATGTCATCGACCAGCGTCTGGACGGGATGGATCGACGATTCGATGCCATCGACCAGCGTCTGGACGGGATGGATCGGCGTTTGGACGGTATGGACAGTCGTTTTGACGGGATCGACAGGCGCTTGGATGGCCTGGAGACGACGCTGAATCAAGTGGCTACCGCCGTCATGGATACGAACGAACGGTTAACGAAGGTGATGGACGTTCAGGAGGAGCACGCGATTGCGCTCGATTCGCTGCAGACCGAACAGTCCAGGCAAGGCAAAGCGATCGAAGCGCTCGCCTTCCGGGTGCTTGAGCACGATACGGAGATCAGAGCGTTGAAGCGAGCGAGATAGCGGCAAGACAGACAGGCCTGTCCGGTAACGGACGGGTCTTTTTTTGTTTTTCTGAAAGTAATAAACGTTACGGTAAAGGCGATCGGGAAAAAGCTTCCTTTCAAGGTTTTGTTTCGATTTCAAATGAATCTCTCATTTTTTGCATAGATAGGCAAGTTGTCCGAGTTCGCCGCATAGCGTATACCACGGACATGAATCGTAGTAGCGAAAGGAGGTGAGAGCGGCTTGGATAAATCCGTATTCAGCATGGCGCTGCTCCGGATTTTGTCCGGGAGCATCGAATTGACTGCCGCGCTGGTCATGCTGAAGCTGAACGACGTCACCAAGGCGCTAAGCGTGAACGCGATGCTGGCGCTTGTCGGACCGCTGATTCTAATCTCTACGACGACGATCGGCCTTGTCGGCATGTCGGACAAGCTTTCTCCCGTCAAGTTGGTCTGGATAGGCGCGGGAGTCGCCTGCCTGCTGATCGGTATTCTCAAAAAATAATCGCGGCGGGACACCCAATCTAGCAAGGGAAAAAGAGATTTCCCAAGCATAAAAGAGAAGTGTCCAAGCATATGAATGGAAGAGCGAAGGACAACTTGCTTGCGCCGAAAAGGGGGAGGACGCTTGTCGCTGCCGTTGCTGGAACTGTTCCCTGCCGGTCTGCGGGGGAGGTTGGAAAGGCTGCCGGAATCGGTGCTGCTGTCGCTTGAAGAAATTCGCGTCAGAGAGGGAAGACCGCTGGAGATCGGCTTTGGAGGCGGCTTCGCATTCATATGCCCGCAAGGGGAGACCACGTCGGACAGCGCCGCAGCCTACCGCCCGACCCGTGATGACTGCAGGGCTTTGCTGGAACGAGTGACCAATCATTCGTTATACGCAGTGGAAGAAGAGCTCAGGCGAGGCTATGTAACCGTCGC from the Cohnella hashimotonis genome contains:
- a CDS encoding aspartate kinase, whose amino-acid sequence is MSLFVMKFGGSSVGTTERMQRVARRIIDKKLQGHRVVVVVSAMGDTTDDLIDKSKELTDNPPAREMDMLLTTGEQISVALLAMTIHKLGHEARSFTGWQAGIVTESVHGKARISEITPTRLHAALDAGAIAIVAGFQGMTEDGEITTLGRGGSDTTAVALAAAIRADVCEIYTDVDGIYSTDPRVVANARKLDVISYDEMLELAHLGAAVLHPRAVEYAKHYNVHLVVRSSFNQNEGTLVREEAAMEQGVVVSGIAFDKNVARISIVGVADIPGVLAKIFGALADESIDVDIIVQSGISNGKADFSFTVSLADRARALGVIERVREEVPYDEATFEENLVKVSIVGAGMVSNPGVAAKMFDVISKTGVSIKMVSTSEIKCSCVIAAEPLNEVVRALHTAYGLDTADAAFVGGPQDRR
- a CDS encoding YqhV family protein → MDKSVFSMALLRILSGSIELTAALVMLKLNDVTKALSVNAMLALVGPLILISTTTIGLVGMSDKLSPVKLVWIGAGVACLLIGILKK